The Archangium primigenium genomic interval GCACGTCGTCCGGCCGGGCGCCCTTCACGTACGGGGAAGAGCCATGTCCGCCGGTATCAACACCTTCAAGACCGACCTCCGCGAAGTCTTCTTCACGCTGTTCGAGCAGTTCGGCTTCGGCCAGGTCGTCGGACAGGCCCCGTTCGACGCCTGGGGCCCGGACGAGGCCAAGGCCGTCCTCAACGAGACGTACCGCTTCGCCAAGGACGTGCTCGGGCCCCTCAACTCCACGGGTGATCGCGAGGGCTGCCGGGTGGAGAACGGCGCCGTCATCACGCCCAAGGGCTTCAAGGACGCGTGGAACAAGCTCTACGAGCAGGGCTTCATGACGGTCTCGGTGAGCCCGGAGCACGGTGGCCAGGGCGGCCCCATGATGCTGCAGGTGCTCATCCAGGAGATCCTCTCGGGCGCCAACTCCGCGTTCAACATGTACCCCGGCCTGTCCTTCGGCGCCGCGGAGCTGCTCGCCGAGTGCGGCACGCCCGAGCAGAAGAAGCTCTACGTCGAGCGCATGCTCAACGGCGCCTGGAGCGGCACCATGTGCCTCACCGAGCCGCAGGCGGGCTCGGACGTGGGCGCGGCCAAGACGACGGCGCGCAAGAACGCGGACGGCACCTACAACATCCGCGGCACGAAGATCTTCATCTCCGGCGGTGACAACGATCTGTCCGCCAACGTGGTGCACCTGGTGCTCGCGCGCATCGACGGCGCGGTGCCCGGCACCAAGGGCCTCTCGCTCTTCATCGTGCCCAAGCTGCGCGTCAAGCCGGACGGCACCGTCGAGGGCTCCAACGACGTGTCCCTGGGCTCCATCGAGCACAAGATGGGCATCCGCGCCTCGGCCACCTGTGTGCTCAACTTCGGCGAGAACGACGCGTGTGTGGGCGAGCTCGTGGGCGGCATCGAGAACGTCGGCATGAGCCAGATGTTCAAGATGATGAACGGCGCGCGCATCGCCGTGGGCATCCAGGGCCTGTCGCTCGCGAGCGCCGCGTACTTCAACGCGCTCGACTACGCGAAGGACCGCAAGCAGGGCGCCCCCATGAACAAGTGGAAGGACCCGACCGCGCCCCGCGCCGCCATCATCGAGCACGCGGACGTGCGCCGCATGCTGCTGGACATGAAGGCCCACGTGGAGGGCATCCGCGCGCTCATCATCAAGCTGGCCATGCACACGGACAAGGCGCACCAGCTCTCGGGCAAGGACGATGATCAGGCCGCCTACCACCGCGGCCAGGTGGAGCTGCTCACCCCGCTCGTGAAGTCCTACGGCTCGGATCAGTCCTACCGCCTGTGCTCGCAGGCCATCCAGGTGTACGGCGGCGCCGGCTACTGCCAGGACTACCCGGTGGAGCAGTACACGCGCGACTCGAAGATCTTCTCCATCTACGAGGGCACCAACCACATCCAGGCCATGGACCTCGTGGGCCGCAAGATGGGCCAGGCCGGTGGCGCGCACTTCCAGCAGTTCATGTCGGACGTGGGCGCGTTCATCGAGGCCCACCGCGAGCACAAGGTCTATGGCGAGTCCGTCAAGCTGCTCGCCGCGGCGCAGGAGGGCGTGATGGCGAGCGCCATGGCGGTGCTCGGCTGGTCGCAGGATGCCGCGAAGGTGAACCTCATCCCGCTGTCGGCCAACCGCTTCCTCAACATGATGTCCGAGCTGGCGGTGGGCTGGCTGCTGCTGGACGCGGCCGTCATCGCCGAGCGCGTGGGCGCGAGCGCCACGGGCGACGAGAAGGCCTTCTACGAGGGCAAGAAGTGGAGCGCCCTGTGGTTCGCCCGCAACGTGCTGCCCAACGTGGAGCAGGCCGCGCGCCTGATGGCCACCGAGGACACCTCGTCCGTGGACATCTCGCTCGAGGCGTTCGGGGCCGTCTAGTCCGACACACGGCCCCTCGGGTCCGCTAAGCCCCGCCGGGAGACCGGCGGGGTTTTTCTTTTCAGGGGTTCTCGCGCACGCCGATGGCGAGCTGGCCCAGGCCGGCGCTCTTGGCGAGCTCCATCACCACCACGACCGTGCCGTGGGGCACGCCCTCGTCCGCCTGGACGATGACGACGGTGTCCGGATCCTTCTGGTGGGCCTCGGCGAAGGTGCGCTTGAGCTCGTCCTCGCTCACCACGTTGCCGCCGAGCACGAAGCGCCCGTCGGACAGGATGGCCACGGACAGGTCCGTGGCGCGCGCGGTGACGTCCGTGGCGCCGCCCTTGGGCAGGTTCACCTTGAGGCCCTGTTGGGCCCCGCCGCTGGGTGCCTGCTGGACGATGACCGAGCTGGTCACCATGAAGATGATGAGCAGCACGAGGAAGATGTCGGTGAGCGGGGTGATGTTGATCTCCGCGAAGCCGACGTCCTCGCCGCCCTCGCCGTCCCCGGGTGCCTTGCCCATCGCCATGGAAGAGTCCTCAGGAGTCCTGCGCGGGGGAGGATGCGGGCGGCGGAGTGGGGGAGGGCGCGGGCAGCGTCAGGGGCCGTTCGCGCAAGAGCTCGACGAACTCGTCCCCGAGCAGGCGCAGCTCCACGAGCACCCGCGCCAGCCGCGCCTGGAAATAGTTGTAGAAGGCCATGGCCTGCACGGCCACGAGGATGCCCACCGCGGTGGCCACCAGCGCCTCGGAGATGCCCGTCATCACCGCGCCGGTGCCGCCCGTGCCTCCGCCCGCCACGTCCAGGCCCAGGTCCTTGAAGGACTTCATGATGCCGGCCACGGTGCCGAACAGGCCCACGAAGGGCGTCAGCGAGCCGATGGTGGCCAGCAGCCACAGGTTGCGCCGCAGCCGCATGCCCACCTGGGCCCGCTCGCGCTCCACCGCCGACTCCAGGCCCTCGCCTCCGCCGCGCGTGCGCTCGAGCCGGGTGAAGCCCGCCAGGAACATGTCCGCCACGGCGGCGTCCGAGCGCTCGGTGGCGGAGCGGGCCGCCGCGATGTCGCCGCGCAGCAGGTGCTTGTGCACCGTGTCCGCCAGCAGCCGCGAGCGCTCGCTCACGCCCCAGAGGGTCATGATCCGCTCGACGGCCACCACCAGCGCCACCGTGGAAGCCAACAGGAGAAGGGCGAGCGTGAAGCCGCCGATGCGCAGGTAATGGAGGATGTCGGAAAGGCTCATACGGAAGTGGCCAGGGAGTTCGCCGGGCGCGAGACTTAAGCCATGAACCGCGCCGCCGCCGCAATCTTCCTGGCCCTCATCTGTTCAGGTTGTCCCAAGCGCATGGATTTCGGCCCCCGGGGCCGCATCACCGAGGCCGAGGAGCTGCTGCGCCTCACGCGCGCCGCCCAGGACACGACCAGCACCCTCAAGGGCGACGGGAAGATCCGCGTCGAGTCGCCCCAGGGCTCGGGCACCGTCTCGGCCTTCCTGGCCGTCAGCCGACCAGGCCTGCTGCGCGTGGACATGTTCGACTTCTTCAACCGCCCCATCGCCACCCTGGTGACCGACGGCCAGCGCTTCGGGCTGACGCAGTACCAGGAGAACAAGCACTACCAGGGGCCCGCCACGCCCCGGAACCTCTCTCGCTTCCTGCCCGTGGCCCTGCCGAGCGAGGAACTCGTCGCCGTGATGCTCGGTCGGGTGCCCTTCATCCCCGCGGAGCGGATGGAGCTCGCGCTCGACGAGAAGCAGGGCCTCTACGCGCTCACCCTCCACACGGGCGCCGTGTCCCAGGTGCTGCACATCCACCCCCGCTACCTGCGCGTGGTGAGCAGCCGCGTCCAGGGCACGCGCGCCTACGGCCTGGACTACGCGCGCTTCGAGCCCCATGGGGACGGGGTCTTCCCCCACGAGGTGAAGCTCGTGGCGGAGTCGGCCGAGACCTCCCTGGGCCTGCGCTACACCTCTGTCACGCTCGACCAATCCCCGGATCTCACTCATTTCGATCTCTCCGCGCCCGAGGGCGTGCCCGTGGTCGACGTGGACGAGGGGGGGCAGGCACTGCCTCCGGTCGCATTGCCCCCTGCCGCACCGGGCTCGTGACCGGGCAGATCAAGAACTCAGCAACCGTTGGATTCTCAGGTACAGTGCCCGGACCGGCGGGTCCGTTCGGGCTCCCACGACTAGCGACATGGCACAGATCAAACTCGGCGAACTGCTCATCAAGGCGAACGTGCTCCAGGAGGGCCAGCTCAAGGCGGCGCTCGCGGAGCAGGCGAAATGGGGCGGCAAGCTGGGAGAAATCCTGGTGCGGATGAACCTCGTGTCCGAGGACATCCTGGTGCGGGCGCTGTCCAAGCAGCTCGCCATCCCGGCGGTGAACCTGGATGCCCTCAAGGACATCCCCAAGCACGTGCTCAACCGGGTGCCCGTGCAGACGGCGCGCGACTTCGCCCTGCTGCCCATGCAGCTGCGCGATGATGGCAAGACGCTCGTGGTGGCCATCGCGGACCCGCTCAACGTGCGGCAGTTGGACGAGCTGCGCGCCATCACCAAGTGCCGCATCGTGCCCAACGTGGCGGGCCGCACGGCCATCGCCCGGGCCATGGCGCGCTTCTACGATGAGGTGAGCGAGCTGGAGGACGCGGACACCAACTTCAAGGTGGTGGACTCGCACGGCCGCACCGTGGTGCGCCACATGAAGGATCCGGTGCCGGCCCCCGCGCCCGCGCCGGCTCCCCCGCCCGCTCCCGTGCCCGTGCCCTCGCGCGAGACCCCCACGGTGCGGGGCGGCTCGGGCGGCGGCAGCCCGGTGGAGCTCCTGCGCAGCGTGGAGGAAGTGCAGCGCAAGGAGGTCGCGGCCCTCAAGGCCATGGTGGAGTTGCTCATCGAGAAGGGCGTCTTCACCCGCGAGGAGTATCTGGCGAAGGTCAAGCGTTAGCCGTCCCCTCACCCCTCGGACCTCGCATGCGTAAGAAGATCGGTGAGCTGCTCCTCGAATCCGGTGCGGTCAATCCGGAGCAGATCCGCACGGCGCTCGGTCAGCAGCGCCACCGCGGCAACAGCCAGCGGTTGGGCTCGGTGATCGTCACCCTGGGCTTCGCCTCGTCCACCGAGGTGGCCAGGGCCCTGGCGCGTCAGGCGAACCTGCCGTTCGTCCAACTCTCGGACATCCCCGCGGACGTGCGCGCGCTCGTGCCCATCGACTTCCAGGTCGAGCACCGCATCGTCCCCTTCCTGCTGGAGCGGGAAGGGCGCAGCGAGCGGCTGCACGTGGCGGTGGACGATCCGTCGGATCTCTCGCTCGTGGACGAGCTGAGCTTCCAACTCAACAAGCCCATTCGCGTGCACGTGGCGTCCGAGGATGACCTGGATCAGGTGTTGGATCTGGTCAGCGGCCGCGTGGTGGCCGGGGTCGACCTGGACGACGACGCCAGCGAGCCCATGGAAATCGAGCACGGCAACGCCAGCGTGGCCGGAGGCCACTGGCATGCTTCGCCGGCCCCGGGCCCGAGCGAAGCCGCATCCGATCTGCCCCTGATGGACTGGGATCTGACCCCTTCCTCGACGAGGTCCGCCTTGAAGCCCAAGCCCCCGGCGCCGCCGCCTTTCTCCGACGACGACGACTCCATCACCCTCATCACGCCCAAGCATGCCCAGAAGGGCCGGGCCTCGACGCCGGCGCCTCCGCCGCCTCCGCAGGAGAGCGAGGAGGTGCTCGACGAACTCCTGGGCGAGCCCGACGACGAGCAGACGCCGCTGCCCGCGACGCCGCCCCCCTCGCACAAGAAGGGCGGCGTGCCGGTGGTCGTGTTCGGCGGCGCCGCCAAGGGCGCGCCCCAGCCCACGCCCCGTCCGGAGCTGCCCGACATCTCCGAGGACGACCTGAAGGTCCTCGAGGACATCGAGCGCATGGCCGATGGCGCCGAGGCGGAGCTGCACACGGAGAAGGTGAAGCCCGCGCGCATGGTGGCCAGCCTCATCCGGCTGCTCATCCGCAAGCGCCTCATCCGCGAGGAGGAGTTCCTCGAGGAGCTGTCGCGCAAGTAGCGCCGCGCCCATGGCCGAGCCCCTGCTGGATGTTCGTGGACTCAAGACCCGGCTGTGGCGGGAGGCGGGCCCGGTGTGGGCCGTGGACGACGTGTCGTTCTCCATTCCACCGGGCGGCACGCTCGGGGTGGTGGGGGAGAGCGGCTGTGGCAAGAGCCTCACCGCCCTGTCGGTGATGCGCCTGGTGCCGGATCCGCCGGTCCGCGTGGAGGGCGGCAGCATCCGCTTCCAGGGCGAGGAGCTGCTCGGCTTGCCGGAGGCGCGCATGCGCCGGCTGCGCGGGCGCCACCTGTCCATGATCTTCCAGGAGCCCATGACGTCGCTCAACCCCGTCTACACGGCGGGCGAGCAGATCGCCGAGGGCACTCGACTGCACCTGGGCCTGTCGCGCTCGGCGGCGCGCGAGCACGCGGTGGAGATGCTGCGGCAGGTGGGCATCTCCGCGCCCGAGCAGCGCGTGGACAGCTACCCGCACCAGCTCTCCGGGGGCATGCGCCAGCGGGTGATGATCGCCATGGCGCTCGCCAGCGGGCCGGAACTGCTCATCGCCGACGAGCCCACCACGGCGCTGGACGTCACCATCCAGGCGCAGATCCTCGAGCTGCTCAAGCGACTGCAGCAGGAGCGGCGCATGGCGGTGATGCTCATCACGCACGACCTGGGCGTGGTGGCGGGCAGCTGTGACGCGGTGGTGGTGATGTACGCGGGCCGCGTGGTGGAGCGCGCCCCGGTACGTCCCCTGTTCCGTCAGCCGGCACACCCGTACACGGCGGGCCTGCTGCGCTCCATCCCCTCGCTCCAGGGGGACGCGGCGCCCGGGCAGCGCCCCCGGCTCAAGACGATCCCGGGCATGGTGCCGAGCCTGGGCCAGTGGCCCGGAGGCTGCCGCTTCCGCGACCGGTGCGAGCGCGCGCTGGACGTCTGCGCGCGGGTGGAGCCCGTCCTGGAGTCCAAACGCGACGGCCAGGAGGCCGCCTGCCACAACCCGGTTCCCGCGCCATGAGTGACGAGCCCCTGCTGCGAGTCCGGGACGTGAAGACGCACTTCCCCGTGCGAGGGGGACTGCTCGGGCGGGTGCGGGGTCACGTCAAGGCGGTGGATGGCGTCAGCTTCGACGTGCGGCGGGGCGAGACGCTCGGGCTGGTGGGCGAGAGCGGCTGTGGCAAGAGCACCCTGGGCCGGACGTTGCTGCGGCTCGTGGAGCCCACGGCGGGCTCCATCCAGTTCGAGGGCCGGGAGCTGACGGGCCTGTCCCAGCGCGAGCTGCGCCCCTTGCGGCGGCGCATGCAGCTCGTCTTCCAGGATCCGTACGCCTCGCTCAACCCCCGCATGTCCGTGCGAGAGATCCTGGGCGAGCCCTTCGCCATCCATGGCCTGGAGCGGGGCCGGGAGCGCGAGGAGAAGGTCGCCACGCTGCTGGAGTGGATGGGGCTGCCGCGAGAGGCCCTGGACCGACAGCCGCACGAGTTCTCCGGAGGCCAGCGCCAGCGCATCGGCATCGCGCGCGCCATCGCCCTGCGGCCCGACCTCATCATCGCCGACGAGCCGATCAGCGCGCTGGACGTCTCCATCCAGGCGCAGATCGTCAACCTGCTGGTGGACCTGCAGCGCGAGCTGGAGCTCACCTACGTCTTCATCGCGCATGACTTGAAGATCGTGGAGTACGTCTCCACCCGCGTGGCGGTGATGTACCTGGGCCGCATCGTGGAGCTGGCGGACGCGGCGGACCTCTACCGCGCGCCTCGTCACCCCTACACGCAAGCCCTGCTGTCGGCGGTGCCGGTGCCCGACCCCGACCATCCCCGCGCGCGCATCCTCCTCAAGGGGGATGTGCCCTCGCCGCTCGCGCCCCCGCCGGGGTGTGCCTTCCACCCGCGGTGCCCCCACGCGATGGAGCGCTGCCGACGGGAGAGCCCCCCGCTGTACACACTGGACAACGGACATACCGCCGCGTGCTTCCTCGTGGAGGACGACGCGCGCCCGCCGAAGGGAGGAGGGTAGGGTGTTCTGGCTCAGCCACCATCACGCCGAGGAGTACAACCGCACCTACGTGCTCGGAGGGGTCCGCGTCTGCGCC includes:
- a CDS encoding MotA/TolQ/ExbB proton channel family protein, which gives rise to MSLSDILHYLRIGGFTLALLLLASTVALVVAVERIMTLWGVSERSRLLADTVHKHLLRGDIAAARSATERSDAAVADMFLAGFTRLERTRGGGEGLESAVERERAQVGMRLRRNLWLLATIGSLTPFVGLFGTVAGIMKSFKDLGLDVAGGGTGGTGAVMTGISEALVATAVGILVAVQAMAFYNYFQARLARVLVELRLLGDEFVELLRERPLTLPAPSPTPPPASSPAQDS
- a CDS encoding acyl-CoA dehydrogenase codes for the protein MSAGINTFKTDLREVFFTLFEQFGFGQVVGQAPFDAWGPDEAKAVLNETYRFAKDVLGPLNSTGDREGCRVENGAVITPKGFKDAWNKLYEQGFMTVSVSPEHGGQGGPMMLQVLIQEILSGANSAFNMYPGLSFGAAELLAECGTPEQKKLYVERMLNGAWSGTMCLTEPQAGSDVGAAKTTARKNADGTYNIRGTKIFISGGDNDLSANVVHLVLARIDGAVPGTKGLSLFIVPKLRVKPDGTVEGSNDVSLGSIEHKMGIRASATCVLNFGENDACVGELVGGIENVGMSQMFKMMNGARIAVGIQGLSLASAAYFNALDYAKDRKQGAPMNKWKDPTAPRAAIIEHADVRRMLLDMKAHVEGIRALIIKLAMHTDKAHQLSGKDDDQAAYHRGQVELLTPLVKSYGSDQSYRLCSQAIQVYGGAGYCQDYPVEQYTRDSKIFSIYEGTNHIQAMDLVGRKMGQAGGAHFQQFMSDVGAFIEAHREHKVYGESVKLLAAAQEGVMASAMAVLGWSQDAAKVNLIPLSANRFLNMMSELAVGWLLLDAAVIAERVGASATGDEKAFYEGKKWSALWFARNVLPNVEQAARLMATEDTSSVDISLEAFGAV
- a CDS encoding DUF4292 domain-containing protein, with amino-acid sequence MDFGPRGRITEAEELLRLTRAAQDTTSTLKGDGKIRVESPQGSGTVSAFLAVSRPGLLRVDMFDFFNRPIATLVTDGQRFGLTQYQENKHYQGPATPRNLSRFLPVALPSEELVAVMLGRVPFIPAERMELALDEKQGLYALTLHTGAVSQVLHIHPRYLRVVSSRVQGTRAYGLDYARFEPHGDGVFPHEVKLVAESAETSLGLRYTSVTLDQSPDLTHFDLSAPEGVPVVDVDEGGQALPPVALPPAAPGS
- a CDS encoding general secretion pathway protein GspE — translated: MAQIKLGELLIKANVLQEGQLKAALAEQAKWGGKLGEILVRMNLVSEDILVRALSKQLAIPAVNLDALKDIPKHVLNRVPVQTARDFALLPMQLRDDGKTLVVAIADPLNVRQLDELRAITKCRIVPNVAGRTAIARAMARFYDEVSELEDADTNFKVVDSHGRTVVRHMKDPVPAPAPAPAPPPAPVPVPSRETPTVRGGSGGGSPVELLRSVEEVQRKEVAALKAMVELLIEKGVFTREEYLAKVKR
- a CDS encoding ABC transporter ATP-binding protein — its product is MSDEPLLRVRDVKTHFPVRGGLLGRVRGHVKAVDGVSFDVRRGETLGLVGESGCGKSTLGRTLLRLVEPTAGSIQFEGRELTGLSQRELRPLRRRMQLVFQDPYASLNPRMSVREILGEPFAIHGLERGREREEKVATLLEWMGLPREALDRQPHEFSGGQRQRIGIARAIALRPDLIIADEPISALDVSIQAQIVNLLVDLQRELELTYVFIAHDLKIVEYVSTRVAVMYLGRIVELADAADLYRAPRHPYTQALLSAVPVPDPDHPRARILLKGDVPSPLAPPPGCAFHPRCPHAMERCRRESPPLYTLDNGHTAACFLVEDDARPPKGGG
- a CDS encoding ExbD/TolR family protein, whose amino-acid sequence is MAMGKAPGDGEGGEDVGFAEINITPLTDIFLVLLIIFMVTSSVIVQQAPSGGAQQGLKVNLPKGGATDVTARATDLSVAILSDGRFVLGGNVVSEDELKRTFAEAHQKDPDTVVIVQADEGVPHGTVVVVMELAKSAGLGQLAIGVRENP
- a CDS encoding general secretion pathway protein GspE — encoded protein: MRKKIGELLLESGAVNPEQIRTALGQQRHRGNSQRLGSVIVTLGFASSTEVARALARQANLPFVQLSDIPADVRALVPIDFQVEHRIVPFLLEREGRSERLHVAVDDPSDLSLVDELSFQLNKPIRVHVASEDDLDQVLDLVSGRVVAGVDLDDDASEPMEIEHGNASVAGGHWHASPAPGPSEAASDLPLMDWDLTPSSTRSALKPKPPAPPPFSDDDDSITLITPKHAQKGRASTPAPPPPPQESEEVLDELLGEPDDEQTPLPATPPPSHKKGGVPVVVFGGAAKGAPQPTPRPELPDISEDDLKVLEDIERMADGAEAELHTEKVKPARMVASLIRLLIRKRLIREEEFLEELSRK
- a CDS encoding ABC transporter ATP-binding protein; its protein translation is MAEPLLDVRGLKTRLWREAGPVWAVDDVSFSIPPGGTLGVVGESGCGKSLTALSVMRLVPDPPVRVEGGSIRFQGEELLGLPEARMRRLRGRHLSMIFQEPMTSLNPVYTAGEQIAEGTRLHLGLSRSAAREHAVEMLRQVGISAPEQRVDSYPHQLSGGMRQRVMIAMALASGPELLIADEPTTALDVTIQAQILELLKRLQQERRMAVMLITHDLGVVAGSCDAVVVMYAGRVVERAPVRPLFRQPAHPYTAGLLRSIPSLQGDAAPGQRPRLKTIPGMVPSLGQWPGGCRFRDRCERALDVCARVEPVLESKRDGQEAACHNPVPAP